Proteins encoded in a region of the Kryptolebias marmoratus isolate JLee-2015 linkage group LG14, ASM164957v2, whole genome shotgun sequence genome:
- the cdk9 gene encoding cyclin-dependent kinase 9 — protein MQREKSSGSSAAEKPDREAAIMSKYYDGVEFPFCDEFSKYEKLAKIGQGTFGEVFKAKHRQTGKKVALKKVLMENEKEGFPITALREIKILQLLKHENVVNLIEICRTKATQFNRYKGSIYLVFDFCEHDLAGLLSNANVKFTLAEIKKVMQMLLNGLYYIHRNKILHRDMKAANVLITRDGVLKLADFGLARAFSLAKNSQGNRYTNRVVTLWYRPPELLLGERDYGPPIDLWGAGCIMAEMWTRSPIMQGNTEQHQLTLISQLCGSITPEVWPGVDKKYELYQKMELPKGQKRKVKDRLKAYVKDPYALDLIDKLLVLDPAQRTDSDDALNHDFFWSDPMPSDLKNMLSTHNTSMFEYLAPPRRRGHMPQPQPNQNRNPATTNQTEFDRVF, from the exons ATGCAGCGAGAGAAATCCAGCGGCTCTAGCGCGGCTGAAAA GCCCGACCGGGAGGCCGCCATCATGTCCAAATATTACGATGGAGTCGAGTTTCCTTTCTGCGACGAGTTCTCTAAATATGAGAAACTGGCCAAAATAGGACAGGGAACCTTTGG GGAGGttttcaaagcaaaacacagacagaccGGGAAGAAGGTGGCTCTGAAGAAGGTTCTGATGGAAAACGAGAAAGAAGGG TTCCCGATCACAGCTCTGAGAGAAATCAAGATCCTGCAGCTGTTAAAACATGAGAACGTGGTGAATCTGATCGAGATCTGCAGAACCAAAG CCACTCAGTTCAACAGGTACAAAGGCAGCATCTACCTGGTGTTTGACTTCTGCGAGCACGACCTGGCCGGCCTGCTGAGCAACGCTAACGTGAAGTTCACGCTGGCAGAGATCAAGAAGGTGATGCAGATGCTGCTCAACGGGCTGTACTACATCCACAGGAACAAG ATTCTTCACAGAGACATGAAGGCGGCCAACGTCCTCATCACCAGAGACGGAGTCCTGAAGCTGGCGGACTTCGGTCTGGCTCGGGCCTTCAGCCTGGCTAAAAACAGTCAGGGGAACCGCTACACCAACCGGGTGGTCACGCTGTGGTACAGACCTCCGGAGCTGCTGCTGG GTGAGCGGGACTACGGCCCCCCCATCGACCTGTGGGGGGCGGGCTGCATCATGGCGGAGATGTGGACCAGGAGTCCCATCATGCAGGGAAACACGGAGCAGCACCAGCTGACCCTGATCAGCCAGCTGTGCGGCTCCATCACCCCGGAGGTTTGGCCCGGAGTGGATAAGAAGTACGAGCTGTACCAGAAGATGGAGCTGCCCAAAGGCCAGAAGAGGAAGGTGAAGGACCGGCTCAAGGCCTACGTCAAAGATCCCTACGCTCTGGACCTGATCGATAAGCTCCTGGTTCTGGACCCGGCGCAGCGCACCGACAGCGACGACGCGCTCAACCACGACTTCTTCTGGTCCGACCCGATGCCGTCGGACCTGAAGAACATGCTGTCCACGCACAACACCTCCATGTTCGAGTACCTGGCTCCGCCCAGGCGAAGAGGCCACATGCCGCAGCCGCAGCCCAACCAGAACCGGAACCCGGCCACCACCAATCAGACCGAGTTTGACCGAGTGTTCTAG
- the naif1 gene encoding nuclear apoptosis-inducing factor 1 — MASAAKKRKMNFSEREVEIIVEEIEKQKHTLVSHFNAGVTHMAKNNAWLDILKKVNAVTTCPRELPEVKKKWSDMKTEVRRKVAQARAAIEGTSADCAPVPVILTAMQQRICNLLGEATIISLPAGDSEAELSLPVTVNAAATVTLTEALPAAGCDDVKPLNAETTYHTLEDGGVVEYCTTTATDSAPTVVTAVEAPVEMLASSSASPLAPPSQPKPQELKSRIALNSARLLQEQRVTNVHVRQIAQHLEGQNELLQMMRRCQEAQALAQERQAQALEGTQAALLALVQMLRPVLKDLRKFLQSGTEATNPGGSVSGPTADGAGTEEQGRPKTPVPPQQIDTEPVQNCFTSV; from the exons ATGGCATCCGCcgccaaaaagagaaaaatgaactTCTCTGAGAGGGAGGTGGAAATAATTGTGGAGGAAATCGAGAAACAAAAGCACACTCTGGTGAGCCACTTCAACGCGGGAGTGACCCACATGGCGAAGAATAACGCGTGGCTGGACATCCTGAAGAAGGTGAACGCCGTCACCACCTGCCCCAGAGAGCTGCCCGAGGTCAAGAAGAAGTGGTCCGACATGAAGACCGAGGTCCGCCGGAAGGTGGCCCAGGCCCGGGCTGCCATCGAGGGCACGTCCGCGGACTGCGCCCCGGTTCCGGTCATCCTCACCGCCATGCAGCAGCGCATCTGCAACCTGCTGGGAGAAGCCACCATCATCAGTTTACCTGCGGGAGACTCGGAGGCGGAGCTTAGTTTACCTGTGACGGTGAACGCAGCGGCCACCGTCACTCTGACAGAAG CGCTTCCAGCTGCAGGATGTGACGACGTGAAGCCGCTGAACG CTGAGACCACCTACCACACCCTGGAGGACGGCGGCGTGGTGGAGTACTGCACCACCACCGCCACAGACTCCGCCCCCACCGTAGTGACCGCCGTGGAGGCTCCCGTGGAGATGCTGGCCTCGTCCTCCGCCTCGCCGCTGGCGCCACCGTCTCAGCCCAAGCCCCAGGAGCTGAAGAGCCGGATCGCCCTGAACTCGGCCCGCCTGCTGCAGGAGCAGCGCGTCACCAACGTGCACGTGCGTCAGATCGCCCAGCACCTGGAGGGCCAGaatgagctgctgcagatgaTGCGGCGCTGCCAGGAGGCGCAGGCGCTGGCCCAGGAGCGCCAGGCTCAGGCGCTGGAGGGAACACAGGCCGCCCTGCTGGCGCTGGTCCAGATGCTCAGGCCGGTTCTGAAGGACCTCAGGAAGTTCCTGCAGAGCGGGACGGAGGCCACGAACCCTGGGGGCTCGGTGTCAGGACCCACAGCTGACGGAGCCGGAACCGAGGAGCAGGGCCGACCCAAAACACCCGTACCCCCACAACAAATTGACACAGAACCGGTCCAGAACTGCTTCACCTCGGTCTGA
- the fpgs gene encoding folylpolyglutamate synthase, mitochondrial — protein sequence MMACLRRVLQPSSRFVALLRERESAFGSAVLSVRYHSTKTAPHIPGMDYQDAVCTLNTLQTNASALEQVRRERSHPRLQLQAMRGFLERAGLSVEQLDHLNIIHITGTKGKGSTCAFTEQILRSYGFRTGFYSSPHLVQVRERIRINGQPVTKDLFTKYFWQVFGRLDETKDAHGGAMPAYFRFLTILAFHVFLQEKVDLAVIEVGIGGAYDCTNIIRRPWVCGVSSLGIDHTQILGDTIEKIAWQKGGIFKPGVPAFTVRQPEDAMFVLRERARDIGCPLWVCPQLDQYQVDSGPLSLGLAGQHQRSNASLALQLSHTWLQKRCGPDESSSVCDLENFSVSQAASFEPGTIMVKGLADTVWPGRTQTLKHGAVTYFLDGAHTMRSMQACVQWFREAAAQHERTASGPVARVLLFNATGERDSAAMLKLLQPFRFDFAVFCPNITEAIASCNADQQNFNVSVENMLTRCLDNERSWRLHNKQGDDEAAALLISLPLVPERKADTLVFPCILSALQWITQGRDPVLTGPDKTVLPVKPSFVAKAAPLCDAAEIHVLVTGSLHLVGGVLKHLDPESSK from the exons ATGATGGCGTGTCTGCGGCGCGTGCTACAGCCCAGCTCCAGGTTTGTCGCTCTGCTCCGAGAGCGGGAGTCCGCGTTCGGGTCTGCGGTTCTGTCAGTCCGGTACCACAGCACCAAGACGGCTCCTCACATCCCGGGGATGGACTACCAG GACGCCGTCTGCACCCTGAACACGCTGCAGACCAACGCCAGCGCTCTGGAGCAGGTACGGCGTGAGAGGAGCCACCctcggctgcagctgcaggccATGAGAGGCTTCCTGGAGCGGGCCGGGCTCTCC GTGGAGCAACTCGACCATCTCAACATCATTCACATCACGGGAACGAAGGGGAAG ggcTCCACGTGCGCGTTCACCGAACAGATTCTGAGAAGTTATGGCTTCAGGACGGGATTTTACAG CTCTCCACACCTGGTCCAGGTCCGGGAGAGGATCCGGATCAACGGGCAGCCGGTCACTAAAGACCTCTTCACCAAATACTTCTGGCAGGTTTTTGGGCGCCTGGATGAAACCAAAGATGCTCACGGAGGAGCCATGCCGGCGTATTTCCGCTTCCTCACCATCCTGGCCTTCCACGTCTTCCTGCAGGAGAAG GTGGATTTAGCTGTGATAGAAGTCGGTATCGGAGGAGCGTACGACTGCACCAACATCATACG GAGGCCGTGGGTCTGTGGCGTCTCCTCTCTGGGCATCGATCACACTCAGATCCTCGGAGACACCATCGAGAAGATCGCCTGGCAGAAAGGAGGCATCTTCAAG CCCGGGGTTCCTGCCTTCACGGTCCGACAGCCAGAAGACGCCATGTTTGTCCTCAGGGAGCGAGCCAGGGACATCGGG TGTCCTCTGTGGGTGTGTCCCCAGCTGGACCAGTACCAGGTGGACTCTGGACCTTTGAGTCTGGGCCTGGCGGGGCAGCACCAGCGCTCCAACGCCTCCCTGGCCCTGCAGCTGAGCCACACCTGGCTGCAGAAGAGATGTGGACCAG ATGAAAGTTCTTCTGTCTGTGATCTGGAGAACTTCAGCGTCTCTCAGGCAGCTTCCTTCGAACCTGGAACCATCATGGTCAAAG GGCTGGCGGACACCGTGTGGCCCGGCAGAACTCAGACTCTGAAACACGGAGCTGTGACCTACTTCCTGGACGGCGCTCACACCATGAGGAGCATGCAGGCGTGCGTTCAGTGGTTCCGAGAGGCGGCGGCCCAGCATGAGAGGACCGCCAG CGGACCTGTAGCCCGGGTGTTGCTGTTTAACGCCACAGGAGAGCGAGACTCGGCGGCGATGCTCAAACTGCTGCAG CCGTTTCGTTTCGACTTCGCCGTCTTCTGCCCGAACATCACCGAGGCCATCGCCTCCTGTAATGCAG ACCAGCAGAACTTTAATGTGTCCGTGGAGAACATGCTGACCCGTTGCCTGGACAACGAGCGGAGCTGGCGCCTCCACAACAAGCAGGGAGACGACGAGGCGGCGGCGCTGCTCATCAGCCTGCCGCTGGTTCCTGAGAGGAAGGCCGACACGCTGGTGTTCCCCTGCATCCTCAGCGCCCTCCAGTGGATCACCCAGGGCAGGGATCCGGTTCTGACCGGCCCAGATAAGACGGTCCTGCCCGTTAAACCCAGCTTCGTGGCCAAAGCTGCTCCTCTGTGCGACGCGGCCGAGATCCACGTCCTCGTCACGGGAAGCCTCCACCTGGTGGGAGGAGTCCTCAAACACCTGGATCCAGAGTCTTCAAAGTAA